The sequence GTCAACATGAGCcagttgtcaacataaacaagtcgTCAACATGAGTAATTTCTCAACAAAGGCAAGTTCTCGACATGAGTAAGTGGTCAACCGAAGCGTGTTGTCGACATGAGCaagttgtcaaaataaacaagTTGTCAACATGAGTAATTTCTCAACAAAGGCAAGTTGTCGACATGAGTAAGTTGTCAACCGAAGCGTGTTGTCGACATGAGCaagttgtcaacataaacaagttgTCAACCAAAGCGTGTTGTCGACATGAGCCAGTTGTCGAAATAAACAAGTTGTCAACAAGAACAATTTCTCAACAGAGGCAAGTTGTCGACATGAGTAAGTTGTCAACCGAGGCGTGTTGTCGACATGAGGaagttgtcaacataaacaagttgTCAACCTAAGCCTGTTGTCGACATGAGCTagttgtcaaaataaacaagTTGTCAACATGAGTACTTTCTCAACAAAGGCAAGTTGTCGACATGAGTAAGTTGTCAACCGAAGCGTTGGGcggaaacaaacaaaccaaaaaaaaacaacataaaaaaaaaaataacattttcaaatgagggatagatctgaagttgatgtagactccatagatttaagcgttaaataaaaaaattatgtatttcatgacccaagcaaaacactttttacacttttatgctgaaataaatacacctacaacttattatataaaaacatttaaaaaaaaactaccagcagcggtaaagttaagatccatgaaggaaagaagaaagtgaatggatgtccatccatccatccattttctaccgcttattcccttttggggatgtttataactgaatacatttaaatatacattcaattttttttttttaattaccgtatttccttgaattgccgcagggcatatagtacgcgcctgccttgaattactgcggagtcaaactcgcttctcaaaataattagcgcatgtttagtattaccgcctggtcaaacccgtgacgtcacgagtgacacttcccctgtcatcattttcaaaatggaggagactgatttcaaatccggtaatttgaaatcgcataaagggaagaagattaagagctattcagtaggatttaaggtccaagcttacatcacactcaaatttttactgcaggcctttggtaagtgccggagtgagaagaggttttaaaataattagcgcatgcttacttttaccgcatgcctttggtaagcgcaggagtgagaaaaggttttaaattaattagcgccccggcggaaattcaaggaaatacggtattattatttttaatgaattaagtaacatttatgacaacctatgtccaaaacacaatataaaatgtgagatataacagcttaatgcaacatttttttttttttttttttttttccaaaacgcttacaaaaaagtgggactccaaaaatttactgtgagaCCCCATTTGGAAAATTCCTAGTGTCAACACTGCAAAGGAGAAAAatgcttcatttaaataaatatcctatttataaagcaagtttgtttatcattggcaaattttcagcTCGTCCCGGCCTTGGGTTTTGGGTTTTCAGAAGACGGTCAGCCAATGTTAATGTTCaaataggcctttaaaggcctactgaaacccactactacccaccacgcagtctgatagtttatatatcaatgatgaaatattaacattgcaacacatgccaatacaacctttttagtttactaaattgcaattttaaatttcccgggagtttcttgttgaaaacgtcgtgtaatgatgacgtgtacgcaagacgtcacaggttttcaggtagtatgagcgctgcacacacacacagctaaaagtcgtctgcttaaacggcataattacacagtattttggagatctgtgttgctgaatcttttgcaatttgttcaattaatattggagaagttacagtagaaagatggagttggggagctttagcctttagccacacaaacacacggtgattccttgtttgaaattcccggaggtgaagctttcctatggatcagagcggtcaagcgaacatggatcccgaccaaatgtcaaccagcagttttcggtgagaaaattgtggtaaaaagtcgccacttaccggagatcagctgagcttgtgccgtccatacagctgccgtcgacttccatcagacactggcctcaagacacccgtggacaaatccctccgactatcaggtactattaaactcactaaaacactagcaacacaatagaaagataagggatttcccagaattatcctagtaaatgtgtctgaaaacatctgaatccgtcccaatgcaatcgcgttttttttttttttttaactgtgaatgtgagtgtgaatgttgtctgtctatctgtgttggccctgcgatgaggtggcgacttgtccagggtgtaccccgccttccgcccgattgtagctgagataggcgccagtgccccccgccaccccaaaatggaataagcggtagaaaatggatggatggatggatggatggatttttatttatttatttattttctattccgtcgctatcaatatcctcaaacacgaatctttcatcctcgctcaaattaatggggaaattttcctTTTCCCGGTCCGAGTAGCTctttttgtcggaggctcccattaaaaaaaatgtgatgatgtgaggagcactcaacgggtgacgtcatagtctgcgacttccggtaaaggcagggcttttctgttagcgaccaaaagtttatcgtcgatgttctctactaaatcctttcagcaaaaatatggcaatatcggggaaatgatcaagtacgacacatagaatggacctgctattgttACGTTTATactgggggaaggagacggcacgacatcaggaggtctagctcaaaggttttattttggcttgatgagtacatggggtgtgtatgcaactatgtgtgtggatgcaaggctatgtgtggaagttactcaaatataagttacctggggttgttgtaagtgtgtgttgATTGCAGTAGCAAACAGGTCCAGAAGGGTGAAGCGAGAGAGGTCCAAAATCCTAGCGAGGTCCGTGGGGGCAAGAGAGAGACGTCCAGAGATCCAGGTGCAAGCGCGGGGGGTCGAGGGtccagggaggcagtcagagtccgggGAAAGAATTTAGCAGGTGAGACGCACCGCTCACTGCAGAGACACGGAGGTATGAATCAAAAGGTTGTTCCGGCATGGAGCAGTCAGTGGCGTGAGTCTTTATGCCGCTGCCTCTCGTCAAGACCAGCTGCGTTGATAGGTGATTGTCGGCAGCTGTGGAGGCGCATGGCTGCAGTCTGCGCGGcacgtgcgggggcgtgtcttgcTGTGCGAACAGCGGGGCCTCTAGGTGCTACTGCTGGGGAGGGAGAAGCAGATGGCGTGTGCATCATAACAGTGCCCCCCCTCTTATGCGAGGCTCCCGACGAGCGCCGGAGAGCTCCAGGGTTGGCTTGATAGAAGTTCTTCAGAAGGGAGGGATCAGCAAGGTAGGAGGCCGGCACCCAGGATCTATCCTCTGGACCATAACCCTCCCAATCTACCAAAAATACCAGACCCCTACCTTGCCGACGGACCCCAAGGATCTCCTTGACGGTCCAAACTGGGTCACCGTTATCCAGAATTCTAGGAGGGGGCGGAATAGGGTCAGGGGAAGAAAGTGGAGAACTACAAACAGGCTTAATTTGGGATACATGGACCACCGGATGTCGCTTCACTGAGGGGGGAAGAGACAGACGAACAGATGCTGGGTTGATGATGGCCTCCACCGTATATGGTCCTACAAACCGCGGTGCAAGTTTACGGGAAGGTACCTGTAGGTGGAGGTCTTTGGCCCGTAACAGGACTTGTTGTCCAGGAGTGTAGGATGGAGCCGGAATGCGCCGCCGGTTGGCACTGCGGCACATTCTTTCGGAGGCCCTCAACAGGGCAGCACGGGCGGTTTTCCAAATCTGACGGCATTTCTTGATGTGCCTACGAGAAGAAGGGAGGGCCACTTCGGCCTCTTGTTGGGGGAATATAGGGGGTTGGTAACCGAGGGAGCACTCGAATGGTGACAAACCTGTGGCCGAGCTCTTCATAGAATTGTAGGCGAACTCGACCCAGGGCAAGAACTTGCTCCAAGAGGCAGGTTGGCGGGCTGTAACACAGCGTAGCATGGTCTCAACACATTGGTTTGTCCTCTCTGCTTGGCCGTTACTCTGTGGGTGGTATCCTGATGTAAGACTGACCGTAGCCCCAATCCCCTTACAAAATGACTGCCACAACCGGGAAGTGAACTGGGGGCCACGGTCAGACACAATGTCCATGGGAATGCCATGCTGCTTAACCACGTGAGTGGTCAGGAGGTCGGCCGTCTCGGAAGAAGAGGGAAGTTTAGGCAGAGGGACAAAATGTGCGGCTTTGGAGAAGCGATCAACGATGGTAAGGATGGTGGTGTTACCTCGGGATGAGGGAAATCCAGTGATGAAATCCAGCGCGATGTGTGACCAGGGACGACCGGGGACAGTTAGGGGGCACAGCAGGCCCGCCGGCGGTCTGTGGGAAGACTTGTTACGAGAACAGGTACTGCATGCTGCGATAAACTCACGTATATCCAAAGCCATCGACGGCCACCAGAACCGCCGTCGAATGAAGGAGAGTGTGCGTTGGAATCCCGGATGGCAGGCGATGATGCTGGAATGCCCCCAGTCCAGAACCTTGGCGCGTAGTTCTCGGGGAACAAAAAGCTTGTTGGGGGGTCCGCCCCTAGGTCCGGGATTGGAGCGCAGGGCACGCTGAACCTGGTTCTCCACTTCCCAGGTGACCATGCCGATAATTCGGGCCGGAGGAATGATGGTTTCTTGAGAGACGGTGCAGGCGGGCTCCTCCGAGAATTTCCGGGACAAGGCATCAGCCTTAGTATTGCGGGAGCCCGGCCTGTACGAGAGGACGTAGTCAAACCGGCAAAAGAATTGGGACCAGCGGGCCTGACGGTCATTCAGCCTTCTAGCTGACCGGACATGCAGGAGGTTGCGGTGATCTGTGAGGACCTGAAATTGGTGTTTGGCCCCTTCAAGCCAGTGTCTCCACTCTGTCAAAGCGCCGTGGACTGCCAGCAACTCCCTGTTACCAGCATCATAGTTACGTTCTGCAGGCGAAAGGCGTCTGGAAAAATAAGCACAGGGATGGATACAGGTATCTAACCTGGAGCGCTGAGACAACACCGCCCCAATCCCTGAATCGGAGGCGTCCACCTCAACAATAAATGGGCAGTCTGGGTCAGGATGAACAAGGATAGGGGCAGAGACAAAACTCCTCTTGAGGCTCCAAAAGGCCCTCCCGGCCTCTGGGGTCCACTGAAAGGGAATGTTGGTAGATGTGAGAGCATGGAGTGGTGCG comes from Nerophis ophidion isolate RoL-2023_Sa linkage group LG24, RoL_Noph_v1.0, whole genome shotgun sequence and encodes:
- the LOC133542122 gene encoding uncharacterized protein LOC133542122 — protein: MAFPWTLCLTVAPSSLPGCGSHFVRGLGLRPPTCLLEQVLALGRVRLQFYEELGHRHIKKCRQIWKTARAALLRASERMCRSANRRRIPAPSYTPGQQVLLRAKDLHLQVPSRKLAPRFVGPYTVEAIINPASVRLSLPPSVKRHPVVHVSQIKPVCSSPLSSPDPIPPPPRILDNGDPVWTVKEILGVRRQGRGLVFLVDWEGYGPEDRSWVPASYLADPSLLKNFYQANPGALRRSSGASHKRGGTVMMHTPSASPSPAVAPRGPAVRTARHAPARAAQTAAMRLHSCRQSPINAAGLDERQRHKDSRH